One Gossypium hirsutum isolate 1008001.06 chromosome A08, Gossypium_hirsutum_v2.1, whole genome shotgun sequence genomic window, ttcttcttcttcatctttagAAAATCCCTTCTTtcccaaataatttttttttcaggaATTAACCTTTGAGATTTTGAATAATGTATCCGCCGCCAGGGCCAGGAGGCATGTACTACAATTACCCGCCGCCTATGCTGGTCAACTGCTCCGGATGCCACACCCCTTTGCAGCTTCCGCAAGGTGCCCGATCCATCCGTTGTGCCATCTGTAAAGCCGTTACCAACATCGCTGACCCTCGATCCCTCCCTCCCGCATCCCAACCACCTGCTCCTTCCACCCACGCGCCTCCTTCTCCCTCCCCTTACAATCATGCTCCTCCCGGGACACCTCCCCACGCCCACGGTCGAAAAAGGGCGGTGGTCTGTGGGATTTCGTATAGATACTCGAGGCATGAGCTCAAAGGTTGCATCAATGACGCCAAGTGCATGCGTTACCTTCTCGTCAACAAGTTTAAGTTTCCCGAGGATTCCATTCTTATGCTCacaggtaattttttttttgatcttTAATTTTCATATCTTTGCATTTGAATTGGAATCAATTCTATCGAGCAATATTTGACTGGGCAGTAAATTCTAGGGTTTAAACTTTAAATATCGAATTTCGACCATAAATTTGGTAGCTACCTTAGAGAATCTTACCTTTCTGTAATATGGCATTTATGTTCGGGTTTTGAATCAAGTTTTCCTAATTATGTATGTGAATTAAGTAATTAGGGGTGTTAATTGTTTTCTTAATGCAGAAGAAGAAACTGATCCCTACAGGCTTCCAACGAAGCATAATATAAGGATGGCATTATTTTGGTTAGTACAAGGTTGTCAACCTGGTGATTCTCTGTTATTTCACTATTCCGGTCATGGTTCACGGCAACGAAATTACACTGGTGATGAAGTTGACGGCTACGATGAGACTCTTTGCCCTTTGGATTTTGAAACTCAAGGGATGATTGTTGATGACGAGATCAATGCAACTATTGTTCGACCTCTACCTCATGGTGTTAGGCTTCATGCGATTATTGATGCTTGCCATAGTGGAACTGTATTGGATTTACCATTCCTTTGTAGAATGAACAGGTTTGTTACTTCCAAACATGGTCATGTGTCGTTAACTTGTAATGGAGATCTCTCTTACTAATTTTGTTAGAACCAGAATCTCTATTCCTTTGAGAAGAAATTTAGTTTCCATGTTGAGAAGGGAAGTGTATTTAATGTTAAACGTGTTAGATGAAGGGAGCAAAAAGTACTAGGAAGGACCTATATTTGATGATCTAGAAACTTTTCCTACCCTTTTGgccttctattttatt contains:
- the LOC107929663 gene encoding metacaspase-1 — protein: MYPPPGPGGMYYNYPPPMLVNCSGCHTPLQLPQGARSIRCAICKAVTNIADPRSLPPASQPPAPSTHAPPSPSPYNHAPPGTPPHAHGRKRAVVCGISYRYSRHELKGCINDAKCMRYLLVNKFKFPEDSILMLTEEETDPYRLPTKHNIRMALFWLVQGCQPGDSLLFHYSGHGSRQRNYTGDEVDGYDETLCPLDFETQGMIVDDEINATIVRPLPHGVRLHAIIDACHSGTVLDLPFLCRMNRAGQYVWEDHRPASGLWKGTSGGEVISFSGCDDDQTSADTSALSRITSTGAMTFCFIQAIERGHAATYGSILTAMRNAIRSVGSGGGGGDFVGGAVTSLISMLLTGGSTVGLGGLRQEPQLTACEPFDVYMKPFSL